The Polyodon spathula isolate WHYD16114869_AA chromosome 15, ASM1765450v1, whole genome shotgun sequence genome segment actcttctttacgctgaagacagttcttaatgaatttcgctgtatgtttggggacgttgtcatgctgcagaataaatttggggccaatcagatgcctccctgatggtactgcatgatggataagtatctgcctgtacttctcagcattgaggagaccattaattctgaccaaatccccaactccatttgcagaaatgcagccccaaacttgcaaggaacctccaccatgcttcactgttgcctgcagacactcattcgtgtacagctctccagcccttcggtgaacaaactgccttctgctacagccaaatatttcaaattttgactcatcagtacagagcacctgctgcaatttttctgcaccccagttcctgtgtttttgtgcatagttgagtcgcttggccttgtttccacatcggaggtatggctttttggccgcaagtcttccatgaaggccacttctgaccagacttttccagaaagtagatgggtgtaccagggtcccactgttttctgccaattctgagctgatggcactgctggacatcttccgattgtgaagcgaagtaagcatgatgtgtctttcatctgctgcagtaagtttccttggccgaccactgcgtctatggtcctcaacgttgcccgtttctttgtgcttcttcaaaagagcttggacagcacatctggaaacccctgtctgccttgaaatttctgcctgggagagaccttgctgatgcagtataactaccttgtgtcttgttgctgtgctcagtcttgccatggtgtatgacttttgacagtaaactgtcttcagcagcctcaccttgttagctgagtttggctgttcctcacccagttttattcctcctacacagcttctgtttcagttaatgattgtgtttcaacctacatactgaattgatgatcattagcacctgtttggtataattgtttaatcatacacctgactatatgcctacaaaatccttgactttgtgcaagtgtacctagaagaattgatgctgttttgaaggcaaagggtggtcacaccaaacattgatttgatttagatttttcttctgttcactcactttgcatttagttaattgataaatgtaatctattaacatgtctatttttgaaagtattcttactttacagcattttttcacacctgcctaaaacttttgcacagtactgtgtgtgtgtgtgtggtgtgtgtgtgtgtgtgtgtatatatatatatatatatatatatatatatatatatatatatatatatatatatatatatatatatatagagagagagagagagagagagagagagagagagagagagagacagagagagacagagagactagattctgtgctaaATTAGTCCCCCACTCCCCCTCCAGTAGGGGAGAATgatgtgctaacaagggacaatccttgatgggccaaatggccttttctcatccCCAATCTTTACTTCTGTTCTTATGAACGAGACTCCAGAGCTGCTGCATCCCTACCTTGAAAATGCCTCCTGCTTCAGGCTGCCTGGCCATCCACGCATCATCCATACCCTCGCAGGCTGAGGTGACGTACAGCTCCGAGTAATCCTTCCCTCCGAAGCACAGCGAGGTGGTCTTATCAACAGGCAACTTCACCGTTTCAATTCGCTTGcctacagacacaaaaaaaaaaaaaaaacaccacatttacAGTTTACTAAACGCTCATTAGTTGTGAACATGTACTTGCCCTTAACGTAAATACTGGTCGGGTTCAGCTTTTTAGTctaactggacagaagagtcaaaaacggctggtttcacatacgCAAGTTAACCCTAATCTCGGACCACCTCACCTGAGGCAACGTTAGGTAGACCAGGAATAGCGCTAACCAGGCTCTATGAAACCAGCCAGAAatcttttacaaacaaaaatactgctatcaaattaaaaaaaaaaaaatcacttgagaaagaaataaataaatcacctatcaaacataagaaataaagtaaaagaaCCAAAAGTTCAACActacaaaaaaatgtagtttaattaaaattagataatgttcaatacagaaaaataaaggaatacaTGAATAAACAGATTCTATACcaggatgcctgaaggtttaaatataaAAGGAATAGTAGATCGTTATGACATCattagttaccatggcatcaaaagcctagaagCACCTCCACTGCTCGTTTCCCTACACAATTCTGTAAGCAAAGACTGGATTGTGGGTGTGCTCCCTAACCCATGTTAGTCATGGGATTCAGAAGCAGTCCCGTGGAGCGAGAAGCAGAGCTGTACAGGCACATGCACCTACCCGTGGCTGGGTCTATACGAAGGACTCTTCCTCCGTTGTAGCAGGCAACCCAGAGTCTCCCCTCACTATCAATGCACATCCCATCAGGGATCCCTTCATCCTTCTCCAGTTTGTACAGGACTCTGCGGTTAGCTGTGCACACCATTGACAAATGCAGGATGAGGCAGGATTACGCACACAACACATTAAAACGTTTAATCCTAAAATACTACCAACTAATCTTACAGTTAGTCCATGGATAAACAAAGTTTTGACAGAGTGTATTTTTAGACATTGAAAAAGTGTTTGTCCACTGGGCCATGAAGAATTATTTACAACGCGCTACTGACCAAAGGTCGTTTATGGTCACTAATGATCCCCTGCATATTAGTAATATTCACGGAGAGTCTTATAGAGCAAGTAGGGAGGTTCCAGAAAATACAACCTTAAACAACCCCACGGGTTGCTACAACTGTTGTcctcaaaatgtccgctctagtaccCTGGGGTTTGAGATAtttcctctaaatcactgcaggaagagcgatttaaaaaagacaaaaaaaacgtAACAACTTATTGTGCAAAGACAAAACCAGCTGGAGCCCTGCCCTGTCCTTTATTCTTTCCAAGAGAAAACCAGCTGGAGCCCTGCCCTGTCCTTTATTCTTTCCAAGAGAAAACCAGCTGGAGCCCTGCCCTGTCCTTTATTCTTTCCAAGAGAAAACCAGCTGGAGCCCTGCCCTGTCCTTTATTCTTTCCAAGAGAAAACCAGCTGGAGCCCTGCCCTGTCCTTTATTCTTTCCAAAAGAAAACCAGCTGGAGCCCTGCCCTGTCCTTTATTCTTTCCAAGAGAAAACCAGCTGGAGCCCTGCCCTGTCCTTTATTCTTTCCAAGAGAAAACCAGCTGGAGCCCTGCCCTGTCCTTTATTCTTTCCAAGAGAAAACCAGCTGGAGCCCTGCCCTGTCCTTTATTCTTTCCAAGAGAAAACCAGCTGGAGCCCTGCCCTGTCCTTTATTCTTTCCAAAAGAAAACCAGCTGGAGCCCTGCCCTGTCCTTTATTCTTTCCAAGAGAAAACCAGCTGGAGCCCTGCCCTGTCCTTTATTCTTTCCAAAAGAAAACCAGCTGGAGCCCTGCCCTGTCCTTTATTCTTTCCAAAAGAAAACCAGCTGGAGCCCTGCCCTGTCCTTTATTCTTTCCAAGAGAAAACCAGCTGGAGCCCTGCCCTGTCCTTTATTCTTTCCAAAAGAAAACCAGCTGGAGCCCTGCCCTTTATTCTTTCCAAAAGAAAACCAGCTGGAGCCCTGCCCTGTCCTTTATTCTTTCCAAGAGAAAACCAGCTGGAGCCCTGCCCTGTCCTTTATTCTTTCCAAGAGAAAACCAGCTGGAGCCCTGCCCTGTCCTTTATTCTTTCCAAAAGAAAACCAGCTGGAGCCCTGCCCTGTCCTTTATTCTTTCCAAGAGAAAACCAGCTGGAGCCCTGCCCTGTCCTTTATTCTTTCCAAGAGAAAACCAGCTGGAGCCCTGCCCTGTCCTTTATTCTTTCCAAGAGAAAACCAGCTGGAGCCCTGCCCTGTCCTTTATTCTTTCCAAGAGAAAACCAGCTGGAGCCCTGCCCTGTCCTTTATTCTTTCCAAGAGAAAACCAGCTGGAGCCCTGCCCTATCCTTTATTCTTTCCAAGAAAAAACCAGCTGGAGCCCTGCCCTGTTCTTTATTCTCACTCCTGGTGCATTATCTgcttaataataacacatttctaaGAGCCACGTAAGAAGAAATTAGCTAAACTGCTTATTGATAACCATATATGGaaattgtttgtatttgaaatgctgcACACGTCTTGTGCCTTGAGCGGATGAAGCTCACATGAGACCAGAGGTAGCTACtctgttttttttactaaaataaactaaactttttttttttttttttttactaaccatGCTTACACAttagtgctgtgttttgtgttttcttacacatcatggatcattattgctgtgttacctgtttgacaatgtgggcaataatgcTTATACTACTAGtgtactagagcagacattttgaaaagagctttgaaacaaactttgaACTTTTAAATAGTTACTAGTGTAAAAGGTTGTTAGGGTGATACcaatgaaaagaagaatgacAGGCACACCTTcgaaacagttgcagcagcacgtgggggcgtggaacgctgtattacaggtacattatttaaacagttgcagcagcacgtgggggcgtggaacgctgtattacaggtacattatttaaacagttgcagcagcacgtgggggcgtggaacgctgtattacaggtacattatttaaacagttgcagcagcacgtgggggcgtggaacactatattacaggtacattatttaaacagtagcagcagcacgtgggggcgtggaacgctatattacaggtacattatttaaacagttgcagcagcacgtgggggcgtggaacgctatattacaggtacattatttaaacagttgcagcagcacgtgggggcgtggaacgctatattacaggtacattatttaaacagtagcagcagcacgtgggggcgtggaacgctgtattacaggtatattatttaaacagttgcagcagcacgtgggggcgtggaacgctgtattacaggtacattaacaGTGGGGTGTGGAAACGCTGTATGGTACATTATTGAAACAaagcagcacgtgggggcgtggaacgctACATTTTTCGGAACTCTGCTATTTACAGTATCCAGACTAATACTATTTCATAATATTCTATCTGCCACTTATCAAATATGTGGAGGATTTTACCTTTTTTCACTTATGAATGAGggaaactttctttaaaaagctCAAGTTTGTCTAAGCTCCACACAGGCAAGCTTTCCCCATTTTGTCTGTCAATTAGCACTCATAGCCTGGACAGCCATGCACTTGAAGCAGCTTCATGGATTGTGGACAGAAGACAGCAGAAAGTTTCACCTTTTTTAAGACTTGTGAAAGATGATTTGTTCCAGCAGAAACCAAAGTTTTCCTTAAGTTTTAGTTTCTGCAACATCTATTTGTTTGCAAACTTCCCTCGGTCACAGCAACGCACTAACCATGTTTACAGTTTATTCTGCAATAACTGTGGTGGTCTTGTGCTACTTGCTTATCATTCTGGAGCTACATTTAGCAACATCTGAAGATTTGTGTTTCACTTGAGTAAATACAAGGCATGGCCGAGGAACAGTTTGCATTAACGTGTCCCTTTGTGAAAACACTTACAGAGACTCCCTGTCTGCAAGTCGTAGTCAAAGGCATCCACACTGAAAGACAAGCTGTCTATGTAGTAGAAGGTGTTGTGGTCCAGGGACCAGTCCAGCCCATTGGAGATGTCCACCTGGTCGAAGTGCTTCCTGACAGAGTGGTCTGTGTTCAGGGTATACAGCGAGCCCTGGCCTCTCTCCAGCTCAGCTGGGCGCACCTCCATACCCATGGTCCCTTTGAACAAGAACAAAACCAATAGGGTGGCGATGGGATCTGGTACTACAGCAAGACCTGTCTGCCAGCCATGGTTTTAGTTAATGCTGCTCTTGTGAATCCCCACCTCTATTTCCATCATCTAAGCTATAAATGCAGCAATGGAAAAAAGACTTCcattgagtttaataagacacgcctgagctttTTGTCtataatcaagcttgtattaaaacctgggcATTGATGAAGCTGctaagcaataggagtcttatttcctcgCTGCAATGTGTTTCTGTCAAAATTGCAGTTTTGAGACCTGCGTGTATAATGTGTATGGAAGTACATGACAGTAACATTTCACTTTAATGAGTGCATTAATAATCTGAGCCTGCTTGTCACGGTACCTGCAAAAAACCTGCCAGCCGGGTCCACCTTCCCGTCATTGAACCTGTTGTTGGATTTGTCCTTGTCCACGTGGGCGATGGTGGTGATGGTTTGTGTCTCCCAGTCCACGGCAGCAAAGCTGGTCCCAACACCAATGACATACCCCCCGGACCTGCGAGGGACCACCGTGCCAACATAGGCGTCTGCGGGGAGAAAACCCTGGAGATTACACTGTGCACTGGAGAAAGCCCTGGAGATCACACTGTGCACTGGAGAAAACCCTGGGGGATCACACTGTGCACTGGAGAAAACCCTGGGGGATCACACTGTGCACTGGAGAAAACCCTGGGGGATCACACTGTGCACTGGAGAAAACCCTGGGGGATCACACTGTGCACTGGAGAAAACCCTGGGGGATCACACTGTGCACTGGAGAAAACCCTGGGGGATCACACTGTGCACTGGAGAAAACCCTGGGGGATCACACTGTGCACTGGAGAAAACCCTGGGGGATCACACTGTGCACTGGGGAAAACCCTGGGGATCACACTGTGCACTGGAGAAAACCCTGGAGGATCACACTGTGCACTGGAGAAAACCCTGGGGGATCACACTGTGCACTGGAGAAAACCCTGGGGGATCACACTGTGCACTGGAGAAAACCCTGGGGGATCACACTGTGCACTGGAGAAAACCCTGGGGGATCACACTGTGCACTGGAGAAAACCCTGGGGGATCACACTGTGCACTGGAGAAAACCCTGGGGGATCACACTGTGCACTGGAGAAAACCCTGGGGGATCACACTGTGCACTGGAGAAAACCCTGGGGGATCACACTGTGCACTGGAGAAAACCCTGGAGGATCCCACTGTGCACTGGAGAAAACCCTGAAGATCACACTGTGCACTGGAGAAAACCCTGGGGGATCACACtagagattaaataaataattaagggCCTCGAGTCTTGAAATGTAGTGGACTGGGGTGCCTGCCCCTGGTTTTCAGAGACGATTCAAAGTGAACTTGATAGAAATGAAAAGTATGTTATTTCTCACCAGTCTGAATGCTCTGTATGTGATTGGTGTCTGGATTCCATCGGCACACCTTCTGCCCCGAGACGTCAACATACAGAAGGGTGCCTTCCTTCTCCTCCCAAACCGGGCTCTCTCCAATCATGTTCTTCTCCTTCACAACACACTGCACCTTGATGGAGGACATGGTCTGAAACACAAACCACGCTGAGCTGAAGAGCTGCCAGGAATATATGGCACCCATGAATACTTTACAAAAAAGCATGACTACATCAGTGCTTGGTTACAGTCGCACTGCATGAGAACCACTGAAACTCTAGCCTTGAGAGTTTTACTGTGATAAACCATGGTAAAACGATAAcagtgtaaagcacagtgaaatcatggtaCAAGCACAACAAAGTACAGTAAAGAGTACAACAACTCTGATGTTGGTCAAACCCGTGTTCCAGGTGAAACCCTGACTGGTACAGCAGGAATGCTGCAGCTTGCTACAGCTCTTTGCAAAGTGGCAGAGTAAATTGTACTGCACCAGTACTACCCTGCCCAGCTTCAACAATTTCAACACATGCCAGGGCCAGAATGGGTCTAAAAACCACACCTTTCCAGCTGCATTATCTTCAGGGATATGGAACTTTCACTGGATCCATGCAAACTCCtacatgctgaaaagggcaggttTGCATTTGACTTGCTTTGATTTTCAGGTATGGTCTTCATGGGATTGTTTGCTCAAGTCACAAGTCAGCCTCAATTACACTGCACACCCATCCTACTCCAGGAGCAAAACACGAGTCAGCCTCAATTACACTGCACACCCATCCTACTGCAGGAGCAAAACACGAGTCAGCCTCAATTACACTGCACACCCATCCTACTGCAGGAGCAAAACACGAGTCAGCCTCAATTACACTGCACACCCATTCTACTGCAGGAGCAAAACACGAGTCAGCCTCAATTACACTGCACACCCATCCTACTGCAGGAGCAAAACACGAGTCAGCCTCAATTACACTGTATACCCATCCTACTGCAGGAGCAAAACACGAGTCAGCCTCAATTACACTGCACACCCATCCTACTGCAGGAGCAAAACACGAGTCAGCCTCAATTACACTGCACACCCATCCTACTGCAGGAGCAAAACACGAGTCAGCCTCAGTTACACTGCATACCCATCCTACTGCAGGAGCAAAACACGAGTCAGCCTCAATTACACTGCACACCCATCCTACTGCAGGAGCAAAACACGAGTCAGCCTCAATTACACTGTATACCCATCCTACTGCAGGAGCAAAACACGAGTCAGCCTCAATTACACTGCACACCCATCCTACTGCAGGAGCAAAACACGAGTCAGCCTCAATTACACTGCACACCCATCCTACTGCAGGAGCAAAACACGAGTCAGCCTCAGTTACACTGCACACCCATCCTACTGCAGGAGCAAAACACGAGTCAGCCTCAGTTACACTGCATACCCATTCTACTGCAGGAGCAAAACACGAGTCAGCCTCAATTACACTGCACACCCATCCTACTGCAGGAGCAAAACACGAGTCAGCCTCAATTACACTGCACACCCATCCTACTGCAGGAGCAAAACACGAGTCAGCCTCAATTACACTGTATACCCATTCTACCGCACTAGTttgaaaacaaagtgtttttttgcactCTCATACAACCCCATGACACTGTTAAATTGTGCAGCTCTAGACTCCTTATCTATGAGCATTCTAATATTACCACTTAAACCTGCCCAATTTGACATATCTGCATTTGCACAGATTGAGTGAAAATACAGTATCGCTGAAAATAATGCAGCTAGCAAACTGCATTTCTGCATGATGGGCTAATGACAAGGCTGAACCGGACCAGTTCGTCTGTAACGCTTCCATAAAATCACATGACATGCTATCTTGATATCGATATGCAAATGAAAATGCCAAATATTTATTGCACaataatagttatttaaaataaataaaaacttaaaacacCCATTAGCATGCAAGCCCGATGATTACATGCTCAATAAAAATGCGCAAAAATACCTTTTCTACGAGAACCTTTCTGGATAGTAGATTGATTGTTCAgggaaaacaaacaagacacattCTGTTTCAGCCAATAAAGGTTTATAAACTGTGCCTTGTTAAAATTTAACTATTTTAGTTGATCAATTCGCATGaccaaacaaaatatattgctgtTCCCAACACCAAACTATTGAAGAGGAAAAACAACCGGTCAGCACTTTGAGAACAATTCAGCGCTGCCTCAGCTGTCTGGTGCACCTTGTTGATAGATACGTTCGCAGAGTTCTCCTTTcagaatgaataaaaacaattagaaagGTATCTGGGCGAAATGGAATCAAATCAGTCCAGCGCTTGGTTTgagaaacaaactgaaaacttaTATGATGTATCACACCTCCCTATATACACACTACATTCTGTACACTACATGCTGTATacattatattctatatacactACATGCTGTATACGTTACATTCTGTATATACTACATACTACACACTACGATATAAACTACATTCTATATACACTACATTCAGGATATCGGAAACAGCAGCTTGAGACAAATGGTTCCTATATTAAGTTTGATCAATTGTAAGAAATATCTGCCCTGCTTCTGAAATGCCCTTGCTACCTAGATTCCAGAGCAGGCACTGGGCTTGCTGTGTGGAAAGGAAACTTTGAGGTTGTTCACATGACAATATGCAAGATGGCATTATACGAGCGTACTATAGTAAGAGAAGCTGGGAACCCAATGGAGTTACTCCTTTAATACAGAAGTCAGCCGGACCATTCCAGCAGCCACCTTGtgctggcagtgcagtttttCTGCATTCATTAATAAAAGGGCAAAGTCTGTAAAAGGGCACGACTGTGTAATCATTTACCACACTTATtgaggaaagttttttttttttgcttattcaTGCAGCAACAATAAGCACAAGGTTTGCATTTCAAAGTGTTGCATGGCCAGCCCTGTAGTAATGTACCCAAAAAGTACATCCGTTCTTCATCAGAGGAAAGATCATGCAATACAAGCTGCATCATTCGGATTCAGTGGCAGGGAAGTATCTCTGCTATTGATCTAGGACTGTGTAAGATGGTGCTGGAGGCTCATTCCAATCCAGGTTTAACAGTTGCAATCACACAAGAGAACTGCTTTAATGTTTGGAAGAGGCTGGATTGGTTCAAGGAAACTAGAAGAGTTGTTagaaagaccaggagtggaagagcccaCTCTCTTGTAAAAGGTAGGAAGGAAACCACGATCCCTGCAAAATCAAAACCGCTCAGCATGTCCAGTAGTAAGTAGGGTCAGCATATTGCTGCCGTTAATTGATCatttaacacattaaaaacacacctGCACGTCAAGACATTGAGGTAAAGCAGTTATATTTCCAGGAATGACAGAGCAGAATGGACGTCTCTCTCAGAGTTCACATGCAAGACCAGGACTTTCTGTGGTGTCAGCAACTAAACTGAACTCCACCCCCGAGCAGCAGTGGGGTTAATGGGTTTCAAGCATCTGGaacttgttatatattttttcttgttcCAAGGTGGGTACGCCAACACGtttttgcattgatcagtacAACATACAGTAAATGTGCTTTATTTGCAGTACAGGGAGCAGCTCTTACTGGGCAGTAGAACACATTTCTCTCCAATACAGGTGTATAGCACCATGAAGCAGCCACTGCCCTCAAACACACAAAGCTCTGTCCCATTGGTAACCCATTCAGGTTGCATTGAACacttctgtattaaaaaaaaaaaaaaaaaaaaaaaaaagcaacattttgaaCACGCTGAATTATGAATAAtgctgcaataaaaataaataaataaataaatacataaataaataaaaagaatgcttTGGTTGCATCACTATACAATTCCCAGAAGTGAAGAAACATCAAATCAGTCACAGTCAGGGTTAGCATTTTCA includes the following:
- the LOC121327736 gene encoding regucalcin-like encodes the protein MSSIKVQCVVKEKNMIGESPVWEEKEGTLLYVDVSGQKVCRWNPDTNHIQSIQTDAYVGTVVPRRSGGYVIGVGTSFAAVDWETQTITTIAHVDKDKSNNRFNDGKVDPAGRFFAGTMGMEVRPAELERGQGSLYTLNTDHSVRKHFDQVDISNGLDWSLDHNTFYYIDSLSFSVDAFDYDLQTGSLSNRRVLYKLEKDEGIPDGMCIDSEGRLWVACYNGGRVLRIDPATGKRIETVKLPVDKTTSLCFGGKDYSELYVTSACEGMDDAWMARQPEAGGIFKVSGLGVKGTPPYSFAG